A portion of the Blautia hansenii DSM 20583 genome contains these proteins:
- a CDS encoding SPFH domain-containing protein: MKKKVIASIVLVVALAGGVFTVSQMEKIPTGRVGVQYSLNGGVKDEVLDMGVHFVLPGIHVKEFTIGNEQLILSKDKREGSEGDDSFKVATSDDASISISFQMSYRYIPETVVDTYKKFKGMDGEDIVEQRVKTVLKSKISEITTDYSMMQLYSGNRSEINDKITEYLNEEFGEAYGIEVLDASIIDVHPDDKLKAAIDDRVKALQEKQQAEAEQEKIKVQKETEKMQAEADAQIAVTQAQAKAEKMRIEAQAEADANNLKSNSITPELIQMKEAEARLQHGWVTVQGANAVVKEE, translated from the coding sequence ATGAAGAAAAAAGTTATAGCTAGTATTGTTTTAGTAGTTGCATTGGCAGGCGGAGTTTTTACAGTGAGCCAGATGGAAAAAATTCCAACAGGAAGAGTAGGAGTTCAATATTCATTGAATGGTGGAGTAAAAGATGAAGTATTGGACATGGGAGTACATTTTGTTCTTCCTGGTATTCACGTAAAAGAATTTACAATTGGAAATGAACAGTTAATTCTATCAAAAGATAAGAGAGAAGGAAGTGAAGGGGACGACTCTTTCAAAGTTGCTACTTCTGATGATGCAAGTATTTCTATTAGTTTTCAGATGTCCTATAGATATATTCCTGAAACAGTAGTAGATACATATAAGAAATTCAAAGGTATGGATGGAGAAGATATTGTTGAACAGCGTGTGAAAACAGTGTTAAAATCAAAGATTTCTGAAATTACAACAGATTACAGTATGATGCAGTTATATAGTGGAAATAGATCAGAAATCAACGACAAAATCACTGAATATTTAAATGAAGAATTTGGCGAAGCGTATGGCATTGAAGTTTTGGATGCATCCATTATTGACGTTCATCCTGACGATAAGTTAAAGGCAGCAATTGATGATAGAGTGAAAGCTTTGCAGGAAAAACAGCAAGCGGAAGCAGAGCAGGAAAAAATTAAAGTTCAAAAAGAAACCGAAAAAATGCAAGCGGAAGCAGATGCTCAGATTGCAGTAACACAGGCTCAAGCAAAAGCAGAAAAAATGCGTATCGAAGCTCAGGCGGAGGCAGATGCAAATAATTTGAAATCTAACTCCATTACACCAGAACTCATTCAGATGAAAGAGGCAGAGGCAAGATTACAGCATGGTTGGGTAACTGTTCAGGGTGCAAATGCAGTAGTTAAGGAGGAATAA
- a CDS encoding VWA domain-containing protein has product MGFFSFLNGNKNETESGHNSAPAQETKKVCIDMSKENLNKVLINMSKDNKIDMTKHTARVAVAMDYSGSMSDEFREGKVQDVITRLLPIALRFDDNKELECWLFSNGEERLEVITEKNYENYVDKVMLKARMGMGGTEYAPVLTSMVHHYKDIEPSTIPAFIMFITDGDNWDKEKTNDIIRELSAYNIFVQFVGIGNDNFKYLKSLDDMKGRENDNTGFISVKDIAKLDDEQLYTELLRQYKDWLANK; this is encoded by the coding sequence ATGGGATTTTTCAGTTTTTTAAATGGAAATAAAAATGAAACTGAGTCTGGGCACAATAGTGCACCAGCTCAGGAAACTAAAAAAGTATGTATTGATATGTCAAAAGAGAATTTGAATAAAGTTTTAATTAACATGTCAAAAGATAACAAGATTGATATGACAAAACATACGGCAAGAGTTGCAGTTGCAATGGATTATAGTGGAAGTATGAGCGATGAATTTAGAGAAGGAAAAGTACAGGATGTAATTACAAGACTTCTTCCTATTGCCTTGAGGTTTGATGATAATAAAGAACTGGAATGTTGGCTATTTTCAAATGGAGAAGAAAGACTTGAAGTTATTACTGAAAAGAATTATGAAAACTATGTAGATAAAGTAATGTTGAAAGCACGTATGGGCATGGGAGGTACGGAATATGCACCTGTATTAACAAGTATGGTTCATCACTATAAAGATATTGAGCCTAGCACAATTCCTGCATTTATCATGTTTATTACAGATGGAGATAACTGGGATAAAGAAAAAACAAATGACATTATCAGGGAATTATCCGCATACAACATATTTGTCCAGTTTGTAGGAATTGGAAATGATAATTTTAAATATCTGAAATCTTTGGACGACATGAAAGGCAGAGAGAATGATAATACAGGGTTTATCTCTGTAAAAGATATTGCAAAATTAGATGATGAGCAGCTATATACAGAGCTTTTGAGACAATATAAAGATTGGTTAGCGAATAAATAG
- the ligA gene encoding NAD-dependent DNA ligase LigA: MNEMRAIIEQLKAANVAYYQESREIMSNYDYDKLYDKLVDMEKETGVIYSDSPTQSVANDFLDFLPKEKHEKKMLSLDKTKSVETLKSWISDKDGILSWKLDGLTVVLTYDNGELQKAVTRGNGTTGEIITQNVSRCKGVPLKIPYKEKLILRGEAVISYTDFDRINSQIEDVGARYKNPRNLASGSIRLLDASESQKRNVQVIIFRLISGSKFKTMDKQFNWLSEIGFNVVEHYPVNKDNIEECVKFFKRKIENNDIPTDGLVVSYNNTDYGNSLGNTSKFERHSFAFKWKDEVAETTLKKIEWSPSRTGLLNPVAIFEPVELEGTTVSRASVHNISIIKELKLGIGDTIKVIKSNMIIPQIVENSTKSNNLDIPKQCPICGGDTNIICSNDTEVLMCMNTHCPEKLIGKFVHFCERDAMNIEGMSEATVDFLVKKGWLKTFKDFYNLSQYKATWMSIPGFGKKSVEKLFLSIEKSKQVSPERLLYALGIPKIGRSQSREIFNHFDTWDDLIKSMKEKFDFSKLDGFGDVLNKSIYDWFKEDYKSEEIEQLVKILVFEEKIKTEELLSLTNKTFVITGSLNKFSNRNDLKSTIETHGGKVTGSVTSKTHYLINNDTTSNSSKNKKAKELGIPIISEEEFLTLL; encoded by the coding sequence ATGAATGAAATGAGAGCTATCATAGAACAATTAAAAGCAGCTAACGTTGCTTACTATCAGGAAAGTAGAGAAATCATGTCTAACTATGATTATGACAAACTCTACGATAAGCTGGTAGATATGGAGAAAGAAACAGGAGTTATTTATTCCGATTCTCCAACACAATCTGTAGCAAACGATTTTTTAGACTTCTTGCCAAAAGAAAAGCATGAAAAGAAGATGCTTTCTTTAGACAAAACAAAAAGTGTTGAAACTTTAAAAAGCTGGATAAGCGATAAAGATGGAATTTTGTCATGGAAATTAGATGGACTAACTGTTGTTCTTACTTACGACAATGGCGAGCTGCAAAAAGCCGTGACAAGAGGAAACGGTACAACAGGTGAAATTATCACTCAAAATGTATCAAGATGTAAAGGAGTACCATTGAAAATTCCATATAAAGAGAAACTAATTCTTAGAGGTGAAGCAGTTATTTCATATACTGATTTTGACAGAATTAATTCTCAGATAGAAGATGTTGGAGCAAGATATAAAAACCCAAGAAATCTTGCTTCAGGAAGTATTCGCTTACTTGATGCATCCGAAAGTCAAAAAAGAAATGTCCAAGTCATTATATTTAGACTAATCTCTGGTAGTAAATTTAAGACAATGGACAAACAATTTAATTGGCTTTCTGAAATAGGATTTAATGTTGTAGAACATTATCCTGTAAATAAAGACAATATAGAAGAATGTGTAAAATTTTTTAAAAGAAAAATCGAAAATAATGACATTCCGACAGACGGTCTTGTAGTTTCATATAACAATACTGATTATGGCAATTCTCTTGGCAATACTTCGAAATTTGAAAGACATTCGTTTGCTTTCAAATGGAAAGATGAAGTTGCGGAAACTACTTTAAAAAAGATTGAATGGAGTCCTTCACGAACAGGCTTACTTAATCCGGTAGCAATTTTTGAGCCGGTAGAGCTGGAAGGGACTACGGTAAGTCGTGCCAGTGTGCATAATATCAGTATTATTAAAGAATTGAAACTCGGCATAGGAGATACAATCAAAGTTATCAAGTCTAATATGATAATCCCCCAAATTGTTGAAAACAGCACAAAGAGCAACAATTTAGATATCCCAAAACAATGTCCTATATGTGGAGGAGACACTAATATAATTTGCTCTAATGATACAGAGGTTCTAATGTGCATGAATACACACTGTCCAGAAAAGCTTATTGGAAAATTTGTACATTTTTGTGAAAGAGACGCAATGAATATTGAGGGAATGTCAGAGGCTACTGTTGATTTTCTCGTGAAAAAAGGATGGTTAAAGACATTTAAAGATTTTTACAATTTATCTCAGTATAAGGCAACTTGGATGTCAATACCGGGATTTGGTAAAAAATCTGTTGAAAAATTATTCCTGTCAATAGAGAAAAGTAAACAAGTAAGTCCTGAAAGATTGTTGTATGCATTAGGAATACCTAAAATTGGAAGAAGTCAATCAAGAGAGATATTTAATCATTTTGATACATGGGATGATTTGATAAAATCCATGAAAGAGAAATTTGATTTTAGTAAATTAGACGGTTTTGGAGATGTATTAAATAAATCTATATACGATTGGTTTAAAGAAGATTATAAATCAGAAGAAATTGAGCAACTTGTTAAAATTCTTGTGTTTGAAGAAAAAATAAAAACGGAGGAACTCCTTTCATTAACCAACAAAACATTTGTGATTACAGGAAGTTTGAATAAGTTCTCAAATAGAAATGATTTAAAATCTACAATTGAAACTCACGGAGGCAAAGTAACAGGGAGTGTGACTTCAAAGACACATTATCTGATTAACAATGATACAACGTCAAATTCTTCTAAAAATAAAAAAGCAAAAGAGCTTGGTATTCCAATTATAAGCGAAGAAGAATTTCTAACACTTTTGTAA
- a CDS encoding DUF551 domain-containing protein, producing MNVLEKILEEIKEATFQEDAPIYMGDMEVDGYVRASRIEEIIRSHMDDGSKSDWIPCSERLPEKPVFGEDSYIVQTNNIITPFSAFWDGEEWTDVSDDKVKGVIAWQPLPKRYKGK from the coding sequence ATGAACGTACTAGAGAAGATTTTGGAAGAGATAAAAGAAGCAACATTTCAAGAAGATGCGCCTATTTATATGGGTGATATGGAAGTGGATGGATATGTGCGAGCAAGCAGGATAGAAGAGATCATTCGTTCTCACATGGATGATGGTAGCAAAAGTGATTGGATACCATGCAGTGAGAGGTTGCCTGAAAAACCTGTATTTGGAGAAGATTCGTATATTGTTCAAACAAATAATATAATAACCCCATTCTCTGCTTTTTGGGATGGAGAAGAATGGACAGATGTAAGTGATGACAAAGTAAAAGGGGTAATTGCATGGCAGCCGCTTCCAAAAAGATATAAAGGAAAATAA
- a CDS encoding cation-translocating P-type ATPase, translating into MNLNGLNDQQVEKSRQKYGSNKLPEPKQKTWFNFFTDGLKDKITIILIMMAGVFFALAFLGVESFSEPVIILAVLAIVSGINVRTNLSIQKSNNSLRAKTAVRYCNVIRNGSVVKINKDDIVVGDIICLEMGQEIFADGYIVEGEIAVSNAAINGETKECKKHYISGFKYPEEITTDHYTDETCVFAGTTVMSGEAKMLVQTVGINTVNGDTLVKMQTLEPTKTALDIALDKLADFISKWGTVAAFGGFLIATATGILEVGFREYFSGDVLQIIRTIAENISVALTIIVAAVPEGLPMIVKFVTKMNVKTMEKANILTKNPSKIPELAYVNYVCTDKTGTLTTGVMTPKEIITGDMKSQKINKDNLPEILKENIALTSGSLFDEKGKITGGNSIDRAMLSLLNQSEFNSILTQNPKSKKQPFNSQFKYSAFSTSCEFGDTSYYKGAPEKILSNCKYRLENGKIVEMTDEDRINILSEIYDLTTKAMRCIAFAYNMEALEENVIPEDLVFTAVIGVQDPVRKEVPDAVKTAKEAGITVVEITGDCIETAVAVAQEAGIYEKGDMALTDAEFSGMTDEEIKDIIPRLRVIARCSPTTKLRLITLAQELGYSTAMTGDGTNDAPALTKSDVGFAMNSGTDVAKEAGDIILVDDNFASIVKGVKLGRTFMHNILMFLNFQLPINYSLLAMNFLYPVFLTGSFLTSALILIINIIMDSLNSLSFGGEPPKDEYMKEQPLKKGEGLFVNGSKKHIAINACIFSLAFGLMIFSPIKHLFATEAAGLSARFALLCFMAVLNGFTLRTDSRNLFKGLSKNKLFYRIAIGIFVGTIALVQFGGSVLHTASLNLTQWLAVTALSTIVLLADFIRKTMKKRRNK; encoded by the coding sequence ATGAATTTGAATGGTTTAAATGACCAGCAAGTAGAAAAAAGCAGACAAAAATATGGTAGCAATAAGCTGCCAGAACCAAAGCAAAAGACGTGGTTTAATTTTTTTACAGACGGATTAAAGGATAAAATCACAATTATTCTAATCATGATGGCTGGAGTTTTCTTTGCTCTTGCATTTCTAGGAGTAGAAAGTTTTAGTGAGCCTGTTATTATTTTAGCAGTGTTAGCAATTGTGAGTGGAATTAATGTTAGAACAAATCTATCAATACAGAAATCAAATAATAGTCTAAGAGCAAAAACGGCGGTTAGATATTGTAATGTAATTAGAAATGGTTCTGTTGTAAAAATCAATAAAGATGATATTGTAGTTGGCGATATTATATGTCTTGAAATGGGACAGGAAATCTTTGCAGATGGTTACATTGTTGAAGGTGAAATTGCTGTAAGTAACGCTGCAATTAATGGTGAAACAAAAGAATGTAAAAAACATTACATTTCAGGATTTAAATATCCAGAAGAAATAACTACAGACCATTATACAGATGAAACGTGCGTATTTGCCGGAACAACTGTTATGTCTGGTGAAGCAAAAATGTTAGTACAGACAGTTGGTATTAACACTGTCAATGGAGACACACTGGTAAAAATGCAAACATTAGAGCCTACTAAAACTGCTTTAGATATTGCATTAGATAAGTTAGCTGATTTTATTTCTAAATGGGGAACAGTGGCAGCCTTTGGAGGATTTTTAATCGCAACAGCAACAGGTATCTTAGAAGTTGGATTTAGAGAATACTTTTCAGGAGATGTGTTACAGATAATAAGAACAATCGCTGAAAACATTTCAGTAGCCCTGACAATTATTGTAGCTGCTGTACCAGAAGGATTACCAATGATTGTAAAATTTGTTACTAAAATGAATGTTAAGACAATGGAAAAGGCAAATATTCTTACAAAAAATCCTTCAAAGATACCAGAATTGGCTTATGTGAATTACGTATGTACAGATAAAACAGGAACATTGACAACAGGTGTTATGACACCAAAAGAAATTATTACTGGTGACATGAAATCTCAAAAAATAAATAAAGATAATCTACCAGAAATTCTTAAAGAAAATATAGCTTTAACAAGCGGAAGCTTATTTGATGAAAAAGGAAAAATTACTGGTGGCAATTCAATAGATAGAGCAATGCTTAGTCTTCTTAATCAATCTGAATTCAATTCTATTTTGACTCAAAACCCAAAATCTAAAAAACAGCCTTTCAATAGTCAATTTAAGTATTCAGCGTTTTCTACAAGCTGTGAGTTTGGAGATACTTCCTATTATAAGGGTGCTCCTGAAAAGATTTTATCCAATTGTAAATACAGACTAGAAAATGGGAAAATTGTCGAAATGACAGATGAGGATAGAATAAATATCTTGAGTGAAATCTATGACCTTACCACGAAAGCAATGAGATGTATTGCATTTGCATACAATATGGAAGCTTTAGAGGAAAATGTAATACCAGAAGATTTAGTATTCACAGCAGTAATTGGAGTACAAGATCCAGTTCGTAAAGAAGTTCCTGATGCTGTTAAGACAGCAAAAGAGGCTGGAATTACAGTAGTAGAAATTACAGGAGACTGTATTGAAACAGCAGTTGCAGTAGCTCAAGAAGCTGGTATTTATGAAAAAGGTGATATGGCTTTAACTGATGCAGAGTTTTCTGGAATGACAGATGAAGAAATTAAAGACATTATTCCACGTTTAAGAGTTATTGCTAGATGTTCTCCTACAACAAAATTGAGACTTATTACATTAGCTCAGGAGCTTGGATATTCCACAGCAATGACAGGTGACGGTACAAATGATGCACCAGCATTAACAAAATCTGACGTTGGTTTCGCCATGAATAGTGGCACTGATGTGGCAAAAGAAGCTGGTGATATTATCCTTGTAGACGATAACTTTGCTTCTATTGTAAAAGGAGTAAAACTTGGAAGAACATTTATGCACAATATTCTTATGTTCTTGAATTTCCAGTTGCCAATCAATTATTCACTTCTTGCTATGAACTTCTTATATCCAGTCTTTTTAACAGGCTCTTTCTTAACATCAGCTCTTATTCTTATTATCAACATTATTATGGACTCTTTGAACTCCTTATCATTTGGTGGTGAACCTCCAAAAGATGAATATATGAAAGAACAACCTTTAAAGAAAGGTGAAGGATTATTTGTAAATGGAAGTAAAAAACATATTGCTATTAACGCATGTATCTTCTCTTTAGCGTTTGGTTTAATGATTTTTAGTCCAATTAAGCATTTATTTGCAACTGAAGCCGCTGGATTATCAGCGAGATTTGCTTTACTTTGCTTTATGGCGGTATTAAATGGCTTTACTCTTAGAACAGATAGTAGAAACCTGTTTAAAGGATTAAGCAAGAATAAATTATTCTATCGAATTGCTATTGGGATTTTCGTAGGAACTATTGCTCTTGTACAGTTTGGGGGAAGCGTATTACATACAGCTTCATTGAACTTAACTCAGTGGTTAGCAGTAACAGCATTATCCACAATCGTTCTGTTAGCAGATTTTATTAGAAAAACAATGAAGAAAAGGAGAAATAAATAA
- a CDS encoding DUF2828 family protein, with protein MQNNFIKDFVADGELYLKPKGLNFAEAVKETLNELPYNVSISENGAIGYKSSGHVLVDINYMTSSLRKKTDKELINLFQAAYYENPMYAWKWLFFLRDIRGGMGERDTFHRIIKYMADFRPHEMTLFIPYIAEYGRYDDTWVLLDTQLNSIVIKMINAQLQEDIKNYTEDKPISLLAKWLPKRNAESHISRHYARLIIEGLELDDKTYNRMLVKLRKKLNLVETFMCANQWSAIDYNSVPSKANLLYRNAFLKHDPERRQQYLEDLANGKEGVKINASTNFPHDIVHQYVTVDGYGWSYKLKKYDETLEQLWKNQKDTIQSAENIMVIQDGSGSMYQPIDRNSSVQAEEVATALSIYFAERCSGQFNNKFMTFGNRPRFVDISNCQNLKEKIQITLKNTDCSNTNIERVFQLLLDTAVKNNMKQSDLPNTLLMISDMEFDCMTSGRTDKAMFDEFAKEYERYGYKLPRLVFWNICSRTGTIPVRENANGVALVSGYSVNIMNMVLSNELDPYKCLLKQLNTERYQIIEDRFKELEGKSK; from the coding sequence ATGCAAAACAATTTTATAAAAGATTTTGTAGCAGATGGCGAATTATATTTGAAACCAAAAGGATTAAATTTTGCAGAAGCTGTAAAAGAAACACTAAATGAATTGCCATATAATGTGTCCATAAGTGAAAACGGTGCAATTGGATATAAGTCTTCAGGTCATGTTTTGGTAGATATTAACTATATGACAAGTTCGCTACGAAAGAAAACAGACAAAGAATTAATCAACTTGTTCCAAGCTGCTTATTATGAAAACCCAATGTATGCATGGAAATGGCTATTCTTCTTACGTGATATTAGAGGTGGGATGGGTGAAAGAGATACTTTTCACAGAATTATCAAGTATATGGCTGACTTTAGACCACATGAGATGACACTATTTATTCCATATATAGCAGAATATGGACGATATGATGATACATGGGTATTGCTTGATACACAACTTAACAGTATAGTAATTAAAATGATAAACGCACAGCTTCAAGAAGATATTAAAAATTATACTGAAGATAAACCAATATCATTGCTTGCGAAGTGGCTACCAAAACGTAATGCAGAAAGTCATATATCAAGACATTATGCAAGACTTATTATTGAAGGGTTAGAACTCGATGATAAGACATACAATCGTATGTTGGTGAAATTGCGTAAGAAACTCAATTTGGTAGAAACTTTTATGTGTGCAAATCAATGGTCAGCAATTGACTACAATTCAGTACCTTCTAAAGCAAATCTATTATATCGAAACGCTTTTCTTAAACACGATCCAGAAAGAAGACAACAGTATCTTGAAGATTTGGCTAACGGAAAAGAAGGAGTAAAAATCAATGCTTCTACTAACTTTCCTCACGATATTGTGCATCAGTATGTTACTGTAGATGGATATGGTTGGAGTTATAAATTAAAAAAATATGATGAGACATTAGAACAACTTTGGAAAAATCAAAAAGATACTATTCAGTCAGCAGAAAATATTATGGTTATTCAAGATGGTTCTGGAAGTATGTATCAACCAATAGATAGAAATTCTTCAGTGCAAGCAGAAGAAGTTGCAACAGCACTTTCTATTTACTTTGCTGAGAGATGTTCTGGTCAATTCAATAATAAGTTTATGACATTTGGAAATAGACCAAGGTTTGTTGATATTAGCAACTGTCAAAATCTTAAAGAAAAAATTCAGATTACTTTAAAAAATACAGATTGCAGTAATACGAATATTGAAAGAGTATTCCAGTTATTATTAGACACGGCTGTAAAAAACAACATGAAACAATCTGATTTGCCAAACACGCTATTGATGATTTCGGATATGGAATTTGACTGTATGACTTCAGGAAGAACAGATAAAGCAATGTTTGATGAATTTGCTAAAGAATATGAACGATACGGATATAAATTACCAAGACTGGTGTTTTGGAATATTTGTTCAAGAACAGGAACAATCCCTGTTAGAGAAAATGCGAATGGAGTAGCACTTGTATCAGGATATTCTGTAAACATAATGAATATGGTATTAAGTAATGAATTAGACCCGTACAAATGCCTATTAAAACAGCTTAATACAGAAAGGTATCAGATTATTGAAGATAGATTTAAAGAACTGGAGGGAAAAAGCAAATGA
- a CDS encoding TerD family protein, whose amino-acid sequence MPVIDMSKNQKINMTKEDGSNIKNIFIGVRWDMNRFSGEGDIDFDIHGFLTNSDKKVQYPSDIVNFSTYGDGKNYPWVEYSGDNRTGDDSQGIEFNGRHFDEYFIVHADKFPANKTDFTICLTIFRAIQRLQNFGMVNNAMVTVYDYDNPSGFEANFDLSEDEKFEKLNAVELGRLYKHNGGFKFQAIGSGYTGGMVELFKTFDLDIDEGRDA is encoded by the coding sequence ATGCCAGTAATTGATATGAGTAAAAATCAAAAAATTAACATGACAAAAGAAGATGGAAGCAACATTAAAAATATTTTCATTGGTGTGCGTTGGGATATGAATAGATTTTCCGGCGAAGGAGATATTGATTTTGATATACATGGGTTCTTAACAAACAGCGATAAAAAAGTTCAATATCCTTCAGATATCGTGAATTTTAGTACATACGGAGATGGAAAAAATTATCCGTGGGTTGAATACTCTGGAGATAACAGAACAGGCGATGACTCACAGGGTATTGAATTTAATGGGAGACATTTTGATGAGTATTTTATTGTTCACGCTGATAAGTTTCCAGCAAACAAAACAGACTTTACAATTTGCTTAACAATTTTCAGAGCAATTCAACGATTGCAGAATTTTGGCATGGTAAATAATGCAATGGTTACAGTATATGACTATGACAATCCGTCAGGTTTTGAAGCAAACTTTGATTTATCAGAAGATGAAAAGTTTGAAAAATTAAATGCTGTGGAGCTTGGAAGATTATACAAGCATAACGGTGGATTTAAATTTCAGGCAATTGGTTCTGGTTATACAGGCGGTATGGTTGAATTATTTAAAACATTTGATTTAGACATTGATGAAGGTAGGGATGCTTAA
- a CDS encoding tyrosine-type recombinase/integrase, with amino-acid sequence MTGRFEHKLAIEEKLENHIKEKPIWLRDYYYSMANNTAATKRKYLGDVEMFLNSIADGMGVEIAELKLENITTSVINRYFTKRNQELISGKPISNATIATQISSLHNFFDFLYRFEYISENPMEKAIKRPSVKLKDEISYLTEDEISIIIKNLNEGVGSKHARTSQKKYQDRDRLLFLIPLSTGCRVSALSEINVSDIDFENCLIHTIDKRDKEFEYEVTKELMDIIRRWCDRRKLIPGIEATDALFVSKKSDGCKRLGVGAIQKIIAKYSEGIDRKISPHELRRTFGTNVYRMKGDIYLTSELLGHSSPTTTKRYASVNKQEMKEVRGAIINNLLK; translated from the coding sequence ATGACCGGAAGATTTGAGCATAAGCTTGCCATAGAAGAAAAGCTTGAAAACCATATAAAAGAGAAACCGATATGGTTAAGAGATTATTATTATAGTATGGCGAATAACACTGCTGCGACAAAAAGGAAATACCTTGGAGATGTAGAAATGTTTTTGAATAGTATTGCTGATGGAATGGGAGTTGAAATTGCAGAGCTTAAATTAGAAAACATCACTACATCTGTAATTAACCGCTATTTTACTAAAAGAAATCAGGAGTTAATTTCTGGAAAACCAATATCTAACGCAACAATCGCAACTCAAATCAGCAGCTTACATAATTTCTTTGATTTTCTTTATAGATTTGAGTATATATCAGAAAATCCAATGGAAAAAGCGATTAAAAGACCTTCTGTAAAGCTTAAAGACGAAATTTCATATTTGACAGAAGATGAGATTTCGATTATTATAAAAAATCTCAATGAGGGAGTTGGGTCAAAACACGCCAGAACGTCTCAAAAGAAATATCAGGATAGAGATAGGTTGCTGTTCCTTATTCCTCTATCAACTGGATGTAGAGTATCAGCATTGAGTGAAATCAATGTGAGTGATATTGATTTCGAAAATTGTTTAATACATACAATTGATAAGAGAGATAAAGAATTTGAGTACGAGGTCACAAAAGAACTTATGGATATCATTCGTAGATGGTGCGATAGGAGGAAACTAATTCCGGGAATAGAAGCAACAGATGCTTTATTTGTTTCTAAAAAATCTGATGGATGTAAAAGGCTCGGAGTTGGCGCAATTCAAAAAATTATTGCAAAATATTCTGAGGGGATAGATAGAAAAATAAGCCCACATGAGTTGCGTAGAACATTTGGTACAAATGTATATCGAATGAAGGGAGATATATATTTGACATCAGAATTGCTCGGACACAGTAGTCCTACAACCACGAAAAGGTACGCATCGGTAAACAAACAAGAAATGAAAGAAGTAAGAGGAGCGATAATCAATAACCTGCTAAAATAA